A window of Synechococcales cyanobacterium T60_A2020_003 genomic DNA:
TCTGCCCATGACCCAGGCGAAACCCCCAAAAAACATATAACCCTGGCATTACTGCCAGGGCGCCTTAGAAATAGTTGATTAGCATAAGTCGTTACAGGACTATACTACGCAACGTTTCGTAAACGGAGAATAAACTCCGCTTAAAATCTGGATAAAGAAAAGCGTATAAAGCGTAGAACTACTGAAAATATTAGGTTTGGGCGATCGCTCTCCACCACAGGATTGACTTAAAGGCTGGGCATCGGTGTTTGGTATGCCTCTTTCAGTTCATTCAAGGTTCTGGAAATTTGACTGCCCAAAACGACCGAGAGCAGCAGCATGTACATCACCAACGAGAACCACAGCAAATGATTATTCTGGGTATACCAGGCTGTTGCTGCAAGGGGCATAAATCCGCCCCCAAAGGCGATCAGAACAGAGTTACGCAAAAGCGTGCTTTCCTTGAGGCCAATGAAATACCCTTCAAACATGAAGGCAATCGTGGTGGTTTCGAGCAAGGGCAGAAGCCAAATGGTGTAGTCCGTTAGCCCACGATTAACATCGGCATGGCTGGTCAATAAACCAAAGAGCAGATCGGGTCTCAGAATGGCGATCGCCGCAATACTTAGGGCAATTGGTACCGTCGTACAAAGGGCAACAATTAGCACGGGAGCCAGTTGGGCGATCGCCCCCTTGCTTTTGAAATTACCAATGAGGGTCTGGGCGGTCATGCCGACCCCCTGAACGGTGAACTGGCTCAGCAAGGCAATTTGCAGCAGTAAACCATTTTGAGCCAGGGTCATGGTGCCCATCGTAGAACTAATGTTCGTAAAGATGGAGTAGGTTGAGATCAGCACTAAAAAACGAATCATAATATTGCCCTTCAGCACTACCGTATCCTTCAAAGCCTGCCGATCCCACACCGTTGCGATCGCCGCCGGAACGGCACTCCAGGGAATCGTAACCGCCACCGCAATCAGCCCCACGACCAAGGCTAAATACTGGCTTAAGGCTGTGGCTAACCCCGCCCCCGAACTGGCCCAGCCCCAGCGGATAATCATGAGGTAATCCAGCAGCACGTTTGCGCCATTGCCAATTAACGACAGCAGCAGCACCTTACCGTTCATTTCGCGTCCGAGAAACCAGCCGAATAGCACAAAGTTAAGCAACACCGCAGGCGCACCCCAGATGCGGGCATAGAAATACTCCACCCCCGACGATTCCACTTCCGATGCGCCGCTGAGCAGAAAAAATCCGGCTTTTTGGAGCGGGTATTGAATCAGCAAGATAACGACGCTAATGCCTAACGCAATCAGCCCATTGCGGAGCAAGGCTTGCACCGTAGCGGTTTGATCCTCTGCGCCTACCGCCTGAGCCGTAATCGCGTTGGTGCTAGTGCGTATAAACTTCAGCACTCGGTAAATATAGTCGAACAAAATGGACGCTAGGATGACTCCGGCCAGGTGGCGAATATCGTTTAAGTGGCCGAGAAACGCTGCATCAACTAAGCCCGCCAAGGGAACCATCATGTTTGATAAAACACTAACGCTAGCGAGCCGATAAAACCGAGCTAGAAAGTTGTACTCACGGGGAAGTGCGATCGCCATTACCGTACCTTAGATCTTGGGCTAACACCGTTTACCTGTCCTTCCCTATATATCTTGCAAAGCCGCGTGATACGAGGATGAGACAGCTAAGAATTCTATTTATTGAAGATACCGCACTTATCCCTACAGATGATCCCCAGTGGTGATCGTGCTACGGATTTAGGACGCAGGGGCGATCGCTCCCTTGCTGACTACACTGCATTGCGAAGCATGTCTAAATCAGCACTACAAATGGCCTTCACGTTTCGCGTAATTTTTTCAATATCCCAATTCCACCATTACAACCGAAGCAATTCTTGAATGGTGGCGTCGTCAAATCGTTTCCGAATTTCGGAGGCCGGATTGCCACCCACGATCGAGTATGGCTCTACGTCGCGGGTGACCACCGATGCCGAGGCAATGATGGCTCCATCCCCATTATGAATTCCGGGCATAATCAGCACCCCGTACTCAATCCAGACGTCATTGCCAATCACGGTATCTCCCTTATCCGGCCACGCATCGGGCATGGCGACCTCCCATCCCTGCCTAAAGACTGAAAAGGGGTAGGTCGTAAACCAGTCTGTGCGGTGATTCCCGCCGTTCATAATGAACTTCGTCTGAGCGGCGATCGCACAAAACTTTCCAATGATCAGTTTGTCCCCTTGAAAGTCAAAGTGATACAACACATTGCGTTCAAAATTCTCAACGCCGTCTGGATCATCGTAGTAGGTGTAATCTCCGACCACAATATTGGGGTTCCGAATGATGGGTTTAAGATACGCTAAGTGTGATTGCTGGGGCAAGGGATTAGGGATGTTTGGAGAAGGGCCAAATGACATACCAATTCAGTTCATTAAATGAAGACATAATCAACATATCATTTACATTCGAACATCCACTAAAAAGCTAGTTCAAATAAGACAGATATTGAAAAAATAGCTCAAATAAGACCCTTTAAGAAGGTGCTTTCAACAGCCTAGTTTGAGTTGTAAATGAATACAGATCTCCCTAAATAGGCACTCCAAAATTGAAAGCTCAGGCTCGGGACTCCTGGCCTAAGTCCCTTCTTAAATTGATCCATCCCTCATGGCTCGCCTTACCATGAGCTTTAAAGTCAAGATATCCAAAAATTCCTCATTTTAACTCTTTAGATATTTAGGAACCTTGCACAATGCTACTTTATGGATGTATTTCTTAACGTGTAGATGTAATGATTTACTTTGAAATGTAAACGATCATGTTTCACAAGCACTGATCAGCTTCAAGCATAGGGAATAATTTAAATAGATATTCGGCGATTATACATAGACTGCAACTCACCATCCGATGCCCATGATTACGCTTCCTGCTTCTATCTCTCCACCAATGTCCTATATCGAGCGTGAGTATATTACGATTTCGCCCGATGTATCACTGAGTACTGCGATCGCCACGCTCACTCGTTCTCCCCGGTGCGTAGTTCCCTATGATCAAGAACCGGAAAAACCTCCTCAATCTCCGGTCTCCCCAACGCAAACCTGTATTCTAGTCGTCAATGCAGAGCAGCAGTTGATTGGACTCTTAACCGAACGCGATATCGTTCGATTCGTTGCACGGCAAATTGATCTAGAAACGGTGCTTATTAGCGAGGTCATGACCCGCAACGTCATTACGCATCCGGAAGCAGAGCCAACCGATCCAGTCAGCCTCATTCACCAGATGCGGCATCATCGGATTCGTCATCTCCCTGTTGTTGATCCGCAGAATCGTCCAACCGGAATTATCACTCCGTCTAGCATTCGCGCTACGTTGCAACCTGCCGATTTGCTGAAATGGCGTTTAGTGGAAGAGGCCATGAGCACTCGTCTAATTCACGCGTTACCGTCAGCCTCTGTTGCTCAAATTGCTCAGCAGATGGCCGACGAGCGGGTGAGCTGCGTGGTGATTGCAGAACCAACGGACATAGGAGCGCTCCTGCCCCTCGGCATTGTGACCGAGCACGACATCGTGCAGTTTCAGTTGCTTCAACTCTCGTTAGATCTAACGGCAGAAGCGGTCATGAGTGCGCCCTTGTTTACCGTATCAGCCCATATATCGGTATGGACTGCACACCAGACGATGCAAACGTATCACGTCCGCAGGCTTGGGGTTACGAACTCCAAGGGTGAACTCGTCGGCATTCTCACCCAAACCAGCAT
This region includes:
- a CDS encoding MATE family efflux transporter — protein: MAIALPREYNFLARFYRLASVSVLSNMMVPLAGLVDAAFLGHLNDIRHLAGVILASILFDYIYRVLKFIRTSTNAITAQAVGAEDQTATVQALLRNGLIALGISVVILLIQYPLQKAGFFLLSGASEVESSGVEYFYARIWGAPAVLLNFVLFGWFLGREMNGKVLLLSLIGNGANVLLDYLMIIRWGWASSGAGLATALSQYLALVVGLIAVAVTIPWSAVPAAIATVWDRQALKDTVVLKGNIMIRFLVLISTYSIFTNISSTMGTMTLAQNGLLLQIALLSQFTVQGVGMTAQTLIGNFKSKGAIAQLAPVLIVALCTTVPIALSIAAIAILRPDLLFGLLTSHADVNRGLTDYTIWLLPLLETTTIAFMFEGYFIGLKESTLLRNSVLIAFGGGFMPLAATAWYTQNNHLLWFSLVMYMLLLSVVLGSQISRTLNELKEAYQTPMPSL